In the Elizabethkingia bruuniana genome, TAATTCTTTGTTATAATCTTCTCGGAAAAGTATATAAAAAAGAACAATTAAGTGAAAAAGCACACGAAGCTTTATTTGCTTATGCATTTATTGGAATTCTTGTAGGCGCAAGATTAGGACATTGTCTATTCTATGATTTCGATTATTATTCCCAACACCCAATTGAAATATTTTTACCTATCCAGAAAGGTGAAGACGGTGCTTATCATTTTATCGGATATGCCGGGCTGGCCAGTCATGGTGGTGTAATCGGTCTTATCATTATGATGATATTCTATGCCCGAAAATACAAAATACAATTCCTGAGAATTTTTGATATTATTGCTATTGTTGCTCCTTTAGGTGGTGCATTTATCAGATTAGGCAATCTAATGAATTCTGAGATAATAGGTACCCCATCTAACTTACCATGGGCATTTATATTCAGACATGTAGATGATGTTCCGAGACATCCGGCGCAGCTATATGAGGCTATTTCTTATTTTATTATCTTCTTTTTGGTCTATTTTATCTACCAGAAAGGAATCTTTAAAGCAGGAAAAGGCTTTTACTTTGGAATAAGCATCTGCCTTATTTTCATCTTAAGAATTGCTGTAGAATTTATCAAAGTAGATCAGGTGAATTTCGAACACG is a window encoding:
- the lgt gene encoding prolipoprotein diacylglyceryl transferase — encoded protein: MSLLYINWDVNPEIVNIGGGFPLKYYGLLFCIGLILCYNLLGKVYKKEQLSEKAHEALFAYAFIGILVGARLGHCLFYDFDYYSQHPIEIFLPIQKGEDGAYHFIGYAGLASHGGVIGLIIMMIFYARKYKIQFLRIFDIIAIVAPLGGAFIRLGNLMNSEIIGTPSNLPWAFIFRHVDDVPRHPAQLYEAISYFIIFFLVYFIYQKGIFKAGKGFYFGISICLIFILRIAVEFIKVDQVNFEHGMILNMGQILSIPFIILGLFFIIKNLLGMKKLQTS